The Candidatus Bathyarchaeia archaeon genome segment AAACCGTGAACAGATCCAGCCTTTCCCTATCCTTCAATCGGTTATATATCAGAACCCAAGCGCAATCCTTTTTCCATCCACCCACCTCGCATTTCCCCTTCGACTGTCCTCCGCATGGGCCGTTGAGCAGGGATTTCGCGCACCTCGCCACCGGGCATATTCCACCGGTTTCGTAGAGCAGGCAGCTTCCACACGCCTTGCAAAGCTCATGGAACATACCGCTCTCCCTATCCTCCACGCCGATGAACATAGTGTCGTGGCCTGGGATGATTAGGGTATTCGGGTACATGTCCGCTAGAACTTGAACCCCCACCCCGCAGCCTAGAGAGAGGATGGCGTCGACGTTGTGGATGACCGGGTTGACGACGGAGGCGCAGAAGGATGACTCACACTGCCGTTCCACTACATCGGTAAGGATGTTGACCTTCCTCCCTTTTTTCACTTCCTCAGCCATCTCGATAGCCGTTTTCATTAACTCCACCTGTTTTCTCCCACCCTCCTGGTAGACGCCGGCGCATCCATCACAACCCAGAATCAACAGGTTTTTACACTCACCTATCATGGCTAAAATCTGGTCCATCGGCTTTTTCCTAACCACTATCAACCCTACACAACCTCCTAACCTAACTTACCTTTACCTCCACGAGGTGTGTAGCGCAGGAGATGCAGGGGTCGTAGGCCCTGATGAGGGTTTCAATCTTCCAGGCGAGCTGCCGAACGTCTCCACTCCGCAGTAAATCACTATTGGACTCAACCATCGCCTTCACATCCCTTTCCATAGATGGAACATTCTGGCAGGTGGCGACGATTAAATTCGCCTTTTCAATCAACCCTCTTCCATCGCACTCG includes the following:
- a CDS encoding methylenetetrahydrofolate reductase C-terminal domain-containing protein: MVRKKPMDQILAMIGECKNLLILGCDGCAGVYQEGGRKQVELMKTAIEMAEEVKKGRKVNILTDVVERQCESSFCASVVNPVIHNVDAILSLGCGVGVQVLADMYPNTLIIPGHDTMFIGVEDRESGMFHELCKACGSCLLYETGGICPVARCAKSLLNGPCGGQSKGKCEVGGWKKDCAWVLIYNRLKDRERLDLFTVFRAPKDFREMQHPREFSASGG